The following coding sequences are from one Bradyrhizobium sp. WSM471 window:
- a CDS encoding addiction module antidote protein, which produces MAKVKSFDAAEYLDSPEMIAAYLTEAFESDDPSAITMAIGAVARSQGMGAIAEKAGLSRENLYRSLGGEAKPEFGTVIKVLHAMGINLVAQPQSGTKAA; this is translated from the coding sequence ATGGCAAAAGTGAAATCATTTGATGCTGCGGAGTACCTCGACAGCCCCGAGATGATTGCAGCCTATCTCACCGAAGCCTTCGAATCCGACGATCCGTCCGCAATAACGATGGCAATCGGCGCCGTAGCCCGCTCTCAGGGCATGGGCGCCATTGCCGAAAAGGCCGGTCTATCCCGTGAGAACTTGTATCGCTCGCTTGGCGGCGAGGCCAAACCCGAATTCGGCACTGTGATAAAAGTTCTCCACGCCATGGGTATCAATCTTGTGGCGCAACCCCAAAGCGGAACCAAGGCGGCGTAG
- a CDS encoding type II toxin-antitoxin system RelE/ParE family toxin: MPTIKRTDEFSDWLRNLRDRRAKAKILARIDRLTLGNPGDVAPIGGGISEMRVHEGAGYRIYYVFRGEEIIVLLCGGDKGSQPADIALAKKIASELEV, translated from the coding sequence ATGCCAACGATCAAGAGAACCGACGAATTCTCTGACTGGCTTAGAAACCTGCGAGACCGGAGAGCGAAAGCAAAAATCCTCGCCCGGATTGATCGGCTGACGCTCGGCAATCCCGGAGACGTTGCTCCGATCGGAGGCGGCATCAGCGAAATGAGAGTCCATGAGGGCGCCGGCTACCGGATCTACTACGTTTTCCGAGGCGAGGAGATCATTGTTCTCCTTTGCGGGGGCGATAAAGGCTCTCAGCCGGCGGACATAGCGTTGGCAAAGAAGATCGCGAGCGAATTGGAGGTCTGA
- a CDS encoding thioesterase family protein, whose protein sequence is MFVNRRDVQIQWGDCDPANIVYYPRYFAMFDDSTSTLFEVAGFSKQDLVKKYGLVGIPMVDTRAKFYIPSTYGDWITIETKVESIKRSSFEVKHSVYKGEALAIEGFETRVLVGRDPVNPDKLKSAPFPAEMVTKFTGSEARS, encoded by the coding sequence ATGTTCGTGAACCGGCGCGACGTCCAGATCCAGTGGGGTGACTGCGACCCCGCCAACATCGTCTATTACCCGCGTTATTTCGCGATGTTCGACGATTCGACGTCGACCCTGTTCGAGGTCGCCGGGTTCTCCAAGCAGGACCTGGTCAAGAAATACGGCCTGGTGGGCATTCCCATGGTCGACACGCGCGCCAAGTTCTACATCCCCTCGACTTACGGCGACTGGATCACCATCGAAACGAAGGTCGAGAGCATCAAGCGCTCGAGCTTCGAGGTGAAGCACAGCGTCTACAAGGGCGAGGCGCTGGCGATCGAGGGTTTCGAGACCCGTGTCCTGGTCGGCCGCGACCCCGTTAACCCCGACAAACTGAAATCGGCACCGTTTCCTGCGGAAATGGTAACCAAATTCACGGGGAGCGAGGCCCGGAGCTAA
- a CDS encoding TRAP transporter large permease, protein MSTDAVAVIGFVSLFALMLLRVPVGMAMGLVGVSGFSYLVGATPALKLVGQTSMRTVTDYTFGVIPMFLLMGSFVSNSGMSRELFRAANGFVGHLRGGLGIATVGACGGFAAICGSSVATAATFSAVAYPEMRRFGYPQSFATGVIAAGGTLGAMLPPSTVLAVYGIITEQDIGKLFIAGIIPGILAMTMYMITIFLIGYFRPDFLPKGKVLPWRERFAGLKDIWAPVLLFVFVIGGLYGLPYLPRFTPTEAGGVGAAGAFIIGVATGRLDREKILASLLQATRTAAAVFTVLIGALIFGYFLTVTQTPQKVTEFLTGLGLGPYGVLALIMVMYLVLGCLMDAMAMIILTVPIIFPVIMHLGFDPIWFGVIIVMTVELGLIHPPVGMNVFVIKSVVKDVSFSTIFKGVIPFVATDLVRLVILIAFPLLATWLPTRMMAH, encoded by the coding sequence ATGAGCACCGATGCCGTCGCCGTTATCGGCTTTGTTTCCCTGTTCGCCCTGATGCTGCTGCGCGTGCCCGTTGGCATGGCCATGGGCCTCGTCGGCGTCTCCGGCTTCTCCTATCTCGTCGGCGCCACGCCGGCGCTGAAGCTGGTCGGCCAGACCTCGATGCGCACGGTGACCGACTACACCTTCGGCGTCATTCCGATGTTCTTGCTGATGGGCTCCTTCGTCAGCAATTCCGGCATGAGCCGTGAGCTGTTCCGCGCCGCCAACGGCTTCGTCGGCCATTTGCGCGGCGGACTCGGCATCGCCACCGTCGGCGCCTGCGGCGGCTTTGCCGCGATCTGCGGCTCCTCGGTCGCGACCGCCGCGACCTTCTCAGCGGTCGCGTACCCCGAGATGCGCCGTTTCGGCTATCCGCAATCGTTTGCCACCGGCGTGATCGCGGCCGGCGGCACGCTGGGCGCGATGCTGCCGCCGTCCACCGTGCTCGCCGTCTACGGCATCATCACCGAGCAGGACATCGGCAAGCTGTTCATCGCCGGCATCATCCCGGGCATCCTGGCGATGACCATGTACATGATCACGATCTTCCTGATCGGCTATTTCCGGCCGGACTTCCTGCCCAAGGGCAAGGTGCTGCCGTGGCGCGAGCGCTTCGCCGGTCTGAAGGACATCTGGGCGCCGGTGCTGCTGTTCGTGTTCGTGATCGGCGGCCTTTACGGCCTGCCCTATCTGCCGCGCTTCACGCCGACGGAAGCGGGCGGCGTCGGCGCTGCCGGCGCCTTCATCATCGGCGTGGCGACCGGCCGCCTCGACCGCGAGAAGATTCTGGCCTCGCTGCTCCAGGCGACGCGCACGGCGGCGGCCGTGTTCACCGTGCTGATCGGCGCACTGATCTTCGGCTATTTCCTCACGGTGACGCAGACCCCGCAGAAGGTGACGGAATTCCTCACCGGCCTCGGTCTCGGCCCCTACGGCGTGCTGGCGCTGATCATGGTGATGTATCTCGTGCTCGGCTGCCTGATGGACGCCATGGCGATGATCATTCTCACCGTGCCGATCATCTTCCCCGTGATCATGCATCTCGGTTTCGACCCGATCTGGTTCGGCGTCATCATCGTCATGACGGTCGAGCTCGGACTGATCCATCCGCCGGTGGGCATGAACGTCTTCGTCATCAAGAGCGTGGTGAAGGACGTCTCCTTCTCCACCATCTTCAAGGGCGTGATTCCGTTCGTGGCGACAGACCTCGTGCGCCTGGTGATCCTGATCGCCTTCCCGCTGCTGGCGACGTGGCTGCCGACGCGGATGATGGCGCATTGA
- a CDS encoding YkgJ family cysteine cluster protein, whose protein sequence is MDENAPIDLSSCCQSCGACCGYSANWPRFSIESDEELAAIPEALVNDRQSGMRCEGDRCSALQGEIGQATACGIYAVRPEVCRTCMPGDAECAMARRKFGLPVIEATSA, encoded by the coding sequence ATGGATGAGAACGCCCCCATCGACCTGTCGAGCTGTTGCCAGAGTTGCGGCGCCTGCTGCGGCTATTCGGCGAACTGGCCGCGCTTCTCGATCGAAAGCGACGAGGAGCTTGCCGCGATTCCCGAAGCGCTCGTCAACGACCGTCAATCCGGCATGCGCTGCGAAGGCGATCGCTGTTCAGCGTTGCAGGGGGAGATCGGACAAGCGACCGCGTGCGGCATCTACGCAGTGCGGCCGGAGGTGTGCCGCACCTGCATGCCGGGCGATGCCGAATGCGCGATGGCGCGACGGAAATTCGGGCTGCCGGTGATCGAGGCGACCAGCGCATGA
- a CDS encoding DUF3237 domain-containing protein: MTIPVLETKYVFTVTARIGDVVTAGETGIGIRRIIPIIGGEVSGAITGKVLPFGADFQTIRPNELIDLEAKYAFETDDGAVVYVENKGMRFGPVELLQKLKRGEPVDPKLIYFRTVPKFETGHENYRWLMQHIFVGSAARHADRVVIDVHQVM, translated from the coding sequence ATGACCATACCCGTACTGGAAACCAAATACGTCTTCACCGTTACCGCACGCATCGGCGACGTTGTCACCGCCGGCGAGACCGGCATCGGCATTCGCCGCATCATCCCGATCATCGGCGGCGAGGTCTCGGGCGCGATCACCGGCAAGGTGCTGCCGTTCGGTGCCGACTTCCAGACCATCCGCCCGAATGAGCTGATTGATCTCGAAGCGAAGTACGCGTTCGAAACCGACGACGGCGCCGTCGTCTATGTCGAGAACAAGGGCATGCGCTTCGGCCCGGTCGAGCTGTTGCAAAAGCTCAAGCGCGGCGAGCCGGTGGATCCAAAACTGATCTATTTCCGCACCGTGCCGAAATTCGAAACGGGGCACGAGAACTACCGCTGGCTGATGCAGCACATTTTTGTCGGTTCAGCAGCGCGGCATGCGGATCGCGTCGTGATCGACGTGCATCAGGTGATGTGA
- a CDS encoding YafY family protein — translation MRRADRLFQIIQVLRRTRKPLTADAIAAELETSKRTIYRDIATLMGQRVPIRGEAGMGYILEKGFDLPPLMLTPDEIEAAVLGAQWVAGHADPALARAAEDLMAKIADTVPERLRPFVLEPASRARPSWNREPDRLDMARTRTQIHEGKKIMLRYRDEQGRASERMIWPISIGYLEAVRLLAAWCELRGDFRSFRTDRVVDASYPDERYPERRDVLRAKWRQSLVWGPPKDT, via the coding sequence ATGAGACGCGCCGACCGGCTGTTTCAAATCATCCAGGTGCTGAGGCGCACGCGTAAGCCGCTGACGGCGGACGCCATCGCGGCCGAGCTCGAGACCTCGAAACGCACGATCTATCGCGACATCGCCACGCTGATGGGCCAGCGCGTGCCCATCCGCGGCGAAGCCGGCATGGGCTACATCCTGGAAAAGGGTTTCGATCTGCCGCCTTTGATGCTGACACCCGACGAGATCGAGGCGGCGGTGCTGGGCGCGCAATGGGTCGCCGGCCATGCCGATCCCGCGCTGGCGCGTGCGGCTGAAGACTTGATGGCCAAGATCGCCGACACTGTTCCTGAGCGCCTGCGTCCCTTCGTGCTGGAGCCGGCAAGCCGGGCCCGGCCGAGCTGGAACAGGGAGCCGGACCGCCTGGACATGGCACGCACGCGCACCCAGATCCACGAAGGCAAGAAGATCATGCTGCGCTATCGCGACGAGCAGGGCCGCGCCAGCGAGCGCATGATCTGGCCGATTTCGATCGGCTATCTCGAAGCCGTGCGCCTGCTCGCGGCCTGGTGCGAGCTGCGCGGAGACTTCCGCAGCTTCCGCACCGACCGCGTGGTGGATGCGAGCTATCCCGACGAGAGATATCCTGAAAGGCGCGACGTGCTGCGCGCGAAATGGCGCCAGAGCCTGGTCTGGGGCCCACCCAAGGATACGTGA
- a CDS encoding SDR family NAD(P)-dependent oxidoreductase, which produces MLLKDQAVIVTGGASGLGAATARKLAAQGAKVAVFDLNAKLAETVAAEIKGVAVACDVSDAASAEAAIAQATKAHGPARVLVNCAGIGVAKRVVGRDGPMALADFEKVIKVNLIGTFNMLRLAATEMSKLEPQATGERGVIINTASVAAYDGQIGQSAYSASKGGIVGMTLPIARELAQFGVRVLTIAPGLFLTPLLANLPQEAQDSLAAAIPFPRRLGHADEFAALALHMVENSYLNGEVVRLDGSLRMAPK; this is translated from the coding sequence ATGTTGTTGAAGGATCAGGCTGTCATCGTCACGGGCGGCGCGTCGGGACTGGGCGCGGCGACCGCGCGAAAGCTGGCGGCGCAGGGCGCCAAGGTCGCAGTGTTCGATCTCAATGCCAAGCTCGCCGAGACTGTCGCCGCCGAGATCAAGGGCGTGGCCGTGGCTTGCGACGTCTCCGATGCCGCCTCGGCGGAAGCTGCGATCGCGCAGGCGACCAAGGCCCATGGACCCGCGCGCGTGCTGGTCAATTGCGCCGGCATCGGCGTTGCCAAGCGCGTCGTCGGCCGCGACGGCCCGATGGCGCTCGCCGATTTCGAAAAGGTGATCAAGGTCAATTTGATCGGCACCTTCAACATGCTTCGCCTTGCCGCGACCGAGATGTCCAAACTCGAGCCGCAGGCAACCGGCGAGCGCGGCGTCATCATCAACACGGCGTCCGTTGCCGCTTATGACGGCCAGATCGGGCAATCGGCCTATTCGGCCTCGAAGGGCGGCATCGTCGGCATGACGCTGCCGATCGCGCGCGAGCTGGCGCAGTTCGGCGTCCGCGTGCTGACGATCGCGCCCGGCCTGTTCCTCACGCCGCTGCTCGCCAACCTGCCGCAGGAAGCCCAGGACTCACTCGCCGCCGCAATCCCGTTCCCGCGCCGGCTCGGCCACGCCGACGAGTTCGCCGCGCTCGCCCTGCACATGGTCGAGAATTCCTACCTGAACGGCGAAGTGGTGCGCCTCGACGGCTCGCTGCGCATGGCACCGAAATAG
- a CDS encoding ABC transporter substrate-binding protein, producing the protein MKRFYLTAAVTAAALALPAVPALAQTAEVTIGITTTTTGPGAALGIPERNALEFVPKEIGGVPLKVIVLDDGGDPTTATTNARRFVTESKADIIMGSALTPPTIAVSNVANEAGIPHFGLAPFPITPERMKWSVAMPQPIPIVGKVLYNHMKAKGVKTVGYIGYSDSYGDLWFNDLKAQAVPMGITIADEERFARPDTSVTGQVLKLVAANPDAILVGASGTAAALPQTELRERGYQGLIYQTHGAASMDFIRIAGKAAEGVLMASGPVMDPEDQPDEAATKKPGLALNSAYEAKYGPNSRSQFAGHSYDAFEILKRIIPAALKTAKPGTPEFREAIRQALLSEKELAASQGVYNFTEKDRYGLDERSRILLTVKNGKYMLVK; encoded by the coding sequence ATGAAACGCTTTTACCTGACCGCTGCCGTCACCGCGGCCGCGCTTGCGCTGCCGGCCGTGCCCGCGCTGGCCCAGACCGCCGAGGTCACCATCGGCATCACCACCACCACGACCGGCCCGGGCGCAGCGTTGGGCATTCCCGAGCGCAATGCGCTGGAGTTCGTGCCGAAGGAGATCGGCGGCGTTCCGCTGAAGGTGATCGTGCTCGACGACGGCGGCGATCCCACCACCGCGACCACCAACGCCCGCCGCTTCGTGACCGAATCCAAGGCCGACATCATCATGGGCTCGGCGCTGACGCCGCCGACCATCGCGGTGTCCAACGTCGCCAACGAAGCCGGCATTCCGCATTTCGGCCTGGCGCCGTTCCCGATCACACCGGAGCGCATGAAGTGGTCGGTGGCGATGCCGCAGCCGATCCCGATCGTGGGCAAGGTGCTGTACAACCACATGAAGGCCAAGGGCGTGAAGACCGTCGGCTATATCGGCTATTCCGACTCCTATGGCGACCTCTGGTTCAACGATTTGAAGGCGCAGGCCGTGCCGATGGGCATAACCATCGCCGACGAGGAGCGCTTCGCTCGCCCCGATACCTCGGTGACCGGACAGGTGCTGAAGCTCGTGGCGGCGAATCCCGACGCCATTCTGGTCGGCGCTTCCGGCACCGCCGCCGCGCTGCCGCAGACCGAGCTGCGCGAGCGTGGCTATCAGGGCCTGATCTACCAGACCCACGGCGCCGCCAGCATGGACTTCATCCGCATAGCCGGCAAAGCGGCGGAAGGCGTGCTGATGGCCTCTGGTCCCGTCATGGATCCCGAGGACCAGCCGGACGAAGCCGCCACCAAGAAGCCGGGCCTCGCGCTCAACTCGGCCTATGAAGCCAAGTACGGCCCGAACAGCCGCAGCCAGTTCGCCGGTCACTCTTACGACGCGTTCGAGATTCTCAAGCGCATCATCCCGGCGGCACTCAAGACGGCGAAGCCCGGCACGCCGGAATTCCGCGAAGCGATCCGCCAGGCGCTGCTGTCGGAGAAGGAGCTTGCGGCGAGCCAGGGTGTCTACAATTTCACCGAGAAGGATCGCTACGGCCTCGACGAGCGCTCGCGCATCCTGCTCACGGTGAAGAACGGCAAGTACATGCTGGTGAAATAG
- a CDS encoding feruloyl-CoA synthase, producing the protein MSAQPSSSSSMERGASTSPLRPISFGDPVVNIERRDDGTIYLRPQQPLGDYPARITDRLHHWASATPDRVFMAEREGGRFWRKISYAELLAASRHIASGLIARGLSAERPVVILSGNSIDHALLAFGAFYAGIPFCPVSPAYSLVSKDYGKLSYLMNLLTPGLVFAEDADKFADALAANVSLGTEIAASYGRVPGRDVTLLADLMATPIRADLEEIHGKIGPDTIAKFLLTSGSTGNPKAVINTQRMICANQVMLRETLAFLKDEPPVIIDWLPWNHTFGGNHNIGLTLYNGGSMYLDAGKPVPGGIEETVRNLQEISPTVYFNVPKGYESLLPYLRDDQGLRAKFFDRLHAMFFSGAALSPFVWNSLDELAVKEKGYRVPMLTGLGATETAPFFMSVNPRTSRSGHVGLPVSGNDAKLVPNNGKMEVRCKGPNVMPGYWRQPDITANSFDEEGFYKLGDALKPVDPDDLNAGFDFDGRIGEDFKLGSGTWVSVGPLRARFVAACAPLVRDVVIAGINRDEVSALVVLDLDGCRLINPTLPTDDLVVATRDRLVREAFRERLTRFLGAATGSSTRITRAILMDTPLSIDKGEVTDKGSINQRAVLEHRSLLIEELYAANPSDRVISVG; encoded by the coding sequence ATGAGCGCGCAGCCGTCGTCCTCTTCCAGCATGGAGCGCGGCGCGAGCACTTCCCCGCTGCGGCCCATTTCATTCGGCGATCCCGTCGTGAACATCGAGCGGCGCGACGACGGCACGATTTATCTGCGGCCCCAACAGCCGCTCGGAGACTATCCGGCCCGCATCACCGACCGCCTGCATCACTGGGCGAGCGCGACGCCGGATCGCGTCTTCATGGCCGAGCGCGAAGGCGGCCGCTTCTGGCGCAAGATCAGCTACGCCGAGCTGCTCGCCGCGAGCCGGCACATCGCCTCAGGACTCATTGCGCGCGGGTTGTCGGCGGAACGGCCGGTCGTCATCCTCTCCGGCAATTCGATCGACCACGCATTGCTGGCGTTCGGCGCGTTCTATGCCGGCATTCCGTTCTGCCCGGTGTCGCCGGCCTATTCGCTGGTGTCGAAGGATTACGGCAAGCTCTCCTATTTGATGAACCTGCTGACGCCCGGCCTCGTCTTCGCCGAGGACGCCGACAAGTTCGCCGACGCGCTCGCGGCCAACGTCTCGCTCGGCACCGAGATCGCGGCGTCCTACGGCCGCGTGCCGGGCCGCGACGTCACCTTGCTCGCCGACCTCATGGCGACGCCGATCCGCGCCGATCTGGAGGAGATCCACGGCAAGATCGGCCCCGACACCATCGCGAAATTCCTGCTGACCTCGGGCTCGACCGGCAACCCCAAGGCGGTCATCAACACCCAGCGCATGATCTGCGCCAACCAGGTGATGCTGCGCGAGACGCTCGCCTTCCTCAAGGACGAGCCGCCGGTCATCATCGACTGGCTGCCCTGGAATCACACTTTTGGCGGCAACCACAATATCGGGCTGACGCTCTACAATGGCGGCTCGATGTATCTCGATGCCGGCAAGCCGGTGCCTGGAGGCATCGAGGAAACCGTACGCAATCTCCAGGAGATTTCGCCGACGGTTTATTTCAACGTCCCCAAGGGCTACGAGTCGCTGCTGCCTTATCTGCGCGACGACCAGGGCCTGCGCGCAAAATTCTTCGACCGGCTGCACGCGATGTTCTTCTCGGGCGCGGCGCTGTCGCCGTTCGTCTGGAACAGCCTCGACGAGCTCGCGGTGAAGGAAAAAGGCTACCGCGTGCCGATGCTGACCGGTTTAGGTGCGACCGAGACCGCGCCGTTCTTCATGTCGGTCAACCCGCGCACCAGCCGCTCCGGCCATGTCGGGCTTCCCGTATCCGGCAACGACGCCAAGCTGGTGCCGAACAACGGCAAGATGGAAGTTCGTTGCAAAGGGCCGAACGTGATGCCCGGCTACTGGCGCCAGCCCGACATCACCGCAAATTCGTTCGACGAAGAGGGCTTCTACAAGCTGGGCGATGCCCTCAAGCCCGTCGATCCCGACGATCTCAACGCCGGCTTCGATTTCGACGGCCGCATCGGTGAGGATTTCAAGCTCGGCAGCGGCACCTGGGTCAGCGTCGGCCCGTTGCGCGCGCGCTTCGTTGCGGCCTGCGCACCGCTGGTGCGCGACGTCGTCATCGCCGGCATCAACCGTGACGAGGTCTCCGCGCTCGTCGTGCTCGATCTCGACGGCTGCCGGCTGATCAACCCGACGCTGCCGACCGACGACCTCGTCGTCGCGACCCGCGACCGGCTGGTGCGCGAGGCATTTCGTGAACGGCTGACCCGCTTTCTCGGCGCGGCTACCGGCTCCTCGACGCGGATCACGCGCGCGATCCTCATGGACACGCCACTCTCGATCGACAAGGGCGAAGTCACCGACAAGGGCTCGATCAACCAGCGCGCGGTGCTCGAGCATCGCAGCCTGCTGATCGAGGAGCTCTACGCTGCCAATCCATCGGACCGTGTGATATCGGTCGGGTAA
- a CDS encoding glutathione S-transferase family protein: MITLYGFGAGFGLPEISPFVTKTEVQLKMAGLPYRKERAMPPASPKGQLPFIDDGGEAVADSTFIRAHIERRYGFDFDAGLSLVERAQAWAFERMIEHHVYFALVGARWVDPVNFAKGPAHFFDGAPEHNREKLREDAQFRVAENYLLSGLGRHAPDDDVDLAVRSLFALSVQLGDKSYLMGNKPCGVDATAFGALAGILTPFFESTLRRRAEGFPNLTAYVDRMMDIYYPEFAWTPLRQAA; encoded by the coding sequence ATGATCACGCTTTACGGCTTTGGCGCCGGCTTCGGCCTGCCGGAAATCAGCCCCTTCGTCACCAAGACGGAGGTGCAGCTCAAGATGGCGGGACTGCCCTACCGGAAGGAGCGGGCGATGCCGCCCGCCTCTCCCAAGGGGCAGCTGCCTTTCATCGACGATGGCGGCGAGGCGGTGGCCGATTCCACCTTCATCCGCGCCCATATCGAGCGCCGCTACGGCTTCGATTTCGACGCCGGTCTGTCGCTCGTCGAGCGCGCGCAGGCTTGGGCATTCGAGCGCATGATCGAGCACCACGTTTATTTTGCGCTGGTCGGGGCGCGCTGGGTCGACCCGGTCAACTTCGCCAAGGGGCCTGCGCATTTCTTCGACGGCGCGCCGGAGCACAATCGCGAGAAGTTGCGCGAGGACGCGCAATTCCGTGTCGCCGAGAACTACCTGCTCTCCGGATTAGGCCGGCACGCGCCCGATGACGACGTCGATCTCGCCGTGCGCTCGCTGTTTGCGCTCTCGGTGCAGCTCGGCGACAAGTCCTATCTGATGGGCAACAAGCCCTGCGGCGTCGATGCCACCGCCTTCGGTGCACTCGCCGGGATCCTGACGCCGTTTTTCGAATCCACGCTGCGCCGTCGCGCCGAAGGATTTCCGAACCTCACCGCTTATGTCGACCGGATGATGGACATTTACTATCCGGAGTTCGCCTGGACCCCGCTGCGGCAGGCGGCCTGA
- a CDS encoding TRAP transporter small permease, protein MKRSWMDRVIDSIEWIAAAFVGIVALDIFLSVLLRNTLNYSIPDSFDIGRMLLGILIFWGIAATSYRGTHITVDLVWGNVGPRYQRWIDVFATLVLLFVVTVQTWTLFDKVRGTYNDNVQTFDMHMPTWPFFAIAWIGDVSAVLLIAIRTYRLIFHPEEMHDPKLKATE, encoded by the coding sequence ATGAAGCGCAGCTGGATGGATCGCGTTATCGATTCGATTGAATGGATCGCCGCGGCTTTCGTCGGCATCGTCGCGCTCGACATCTTCCTGTCGGTGCTGCTGCGCAACACGCTGAACTATTCGATTCCCGATAGTTTCGACATCGGCCGCATGCTGCTCGGCATCCTCATCTTCTGGGGCATCGCCGCGACCTCCTATCGCGGCACCCACATCACGGTCGATCTGGTCTGGGGCAATGTCGGGCCGCGCTACCAGCGCTGGATCGACGTGTTCGCGACACTGGTGCTGCTGTTCGTCGTGACGGTGCAGACCTGGACGCTGTTCGACAAGGTGCGCGGCACCTACAACGACAACGTCCAGACCTTCGACATGCACATGCCGACCTGGCCGTTCTTCGCGATCGCCTGGATCGGCGACGTCTCCGCCGTGCTGCTGATCGCGATCCGCACCTACCGGTTGATCTTCCATCCCGAAGAGATGCACGACCCCAAGCTGAAGGCGACGGAGTAA
- a CDS encoding crotonase/enoyl-CoA hydratase family protein yields the protein MTQGNAETADAGASGLLKIERADRVLTVGLNRPAKRNALNDGIILEIGECFASLPEDIGAVVIHGIGDHFSSGLDLSELTDHDATGGLLHSQMWHRVFDRIQYSRVPVIAALRGAVIGGGLELACAAHIRVAEPSTYFALPEGQRGIFVGGGGSVRLPRLIGVARMMDMMLTGRVYSATEGTSYGFAQYVTEAGNGLGKAMELATKVASNAPLTNFAVLQALPMIAEANPQTGLLMESLMATVAQSDKEAKRRIREFLEHKTAKVKPKS from the coding sequence ATGACACAGGGAAACGCCGAGACCGCTGACGCGGGCGCCTCCGGGCTATTGAAGATCGAGCGGGCGGATCGGGTTTTGACCGTCGGCCTCAATCGGCCGGCGAAGCGCAATGCACTCAACGACGGCATCATCCTGGAGATCGGCGAGTGTTTTGCGTCCCTGCCCGAGGATATCGGCGCGGTCGTCATCCATGGCATCGGCGACCATTTTTCCAGCGGTCTCGATCTCTCCGAACTGACCGACCATGACGCCACCGGCGGCCTTCTCCATTCCCAGATGTGGCACCGGGTGTTCGACCGCATCCAGTACAGCCGGGTGCCCGTGATCGCGGCGCTCAGAGGCGCCGTGATCGGCGGCGGGCTGGAGCTTGCCTGTGCGGCGCATATCCGCGTCGCCGAACCCTCGACCTATTTCGCGCTGCCGGAGGGGCAGCGCGGCATCTTCGTCGGTGGCGGCGGTTCGGTGCGCCTGCCGCGCCTGATCGGCGTCGCCAGGATGATGGACATGATGCTGACCGGCCGCGTCTATTCCGCGACCGAAGGCACCTCCTACGGCTTTGCGCAATATGTCACGGAAGCCGGCAACGGCCTCGGCAAGGCGATGGAGCTTGCGACCAAGGTCGCCTCCAACGCGCCGCTAACCAATTTCGCCGTGCTCCAGGCGCTGCCGATGATCGCGGAGGCCAATCCGCAGACCGGCCTGTTGATGGAATCGCTGATGGCGACGGTGGCGCAGAGCGACAAGGAAGCCAAGCGCAGGATTCGCGAGTTCCTCGAACACAAGACCGCAAAGGTGAAGCCGAAATCATGA